One window of Oryza brachyantha chromosome 12, ObraRS2, whole genome shotgun sequence genomic DNA carries:
- the LOC102714420 gene encoding photosystem I reaction center subunit XI, chloroplastic, producing the protein MATAYAPPMASQLMKSSLSKPRGLPGASLTRRPRFTIKAIQPDKATYQVVQPINGDPFIGSLETPVTSSPLVAWYLSNLPAYRTAVSPLLRGIEVGLAHGYLLLGPFALTGPLRNTPVHGQAGALGAIGLVSILSVCLTMYGVASFGEGEPSTAPTLTLTGRQKEADKLQTADGWAQFTGGFFFGGVSGALWAYFLLYVLDLPYYFK; encoded by the exons ATGGCCACTGCATACGCTCCTCCCATGGCGAGCCAGCTGATGAAGAGCAGCTTGTCCAAGCCGAGGGGGCTGCCCGGTGCCTCGCTCACGAGGAGGCCCCGCTTCACGATCAAGGCCATCCAGCCGGACAAG GCAACGTACCAGGTGGTGCAGCCCATCAACGGCGACCCCTTCATCGGAAGCCTGGAGACGCCGGTGACCTCCAGCCCGCTCGTCGCCTGGTACCTCTCCAACCTCCCGGCGTACCGCACCGCCGTCAGCCCGCTGCTCCGCGGCATCGAGGTCGGCCTCGCCCACGGGtacctcctcctcggcccctTCGCGCTCACCGGCCCGCTCCGCAACACGCCGGTGCACGGCCAGGCCGGCGCCCTCGGCGCCATCGGCCTCGTCTCCATCCTCAGCGTCTGCCTCACCATGTACGGCGTCGCCTCcttcggcgagggcgagccgTCCACGGCGCCGACGCTCACGCTCACCGGCCGCCAGAAGGAGGCCGACAAGCTGCAGACCGCCGACGGCTGGGCGCAGTTCACCGGCGGCTTCTTCTTCGGCGGCGTCTCCGGCGCCCTCTGGGCCTACTTCCTCCTCTACGTGCTCGACCTCCCCTACTACTTCAAGTAG